In Osmerus mordax isolate fOsmMor3 chromosome 27, fOsmMor3.pri, whole genome shotgun sequence, the sequence GTGGGCAGCGCCCGCTGCTCCGGCCCCCGGGACGCCGGGGTGGCGGCGtgcaggggggacgggggggagggcggCAGGGATGGCTTGGGGCGCGGTGGGGGAGATGTTGGGGTGTCCTGCATGAGTGCAGGGTCCAGGACCTTGAAGGTTTTGGTGTCCCAGGAGAGCTTGACGTAGAGAGTGTCCTTGGCTTGGGACTCTGGGAAGGGAGCGTCTGGGTGGAGGTGTTTAACCTGAGGAGAAAGCCCAGGCTGTTATGAGGGCGTGGGATTCCTAAAGACCAAATCGTGAGGAAAGCTCTTATTTTAAAGTCAGTTGACACTTCTTATCTACCTTGGCTCAGCCCTTAAACTGAGTCAAGCAATCCATGACAAAAGTCAAGTACCCAAAAATTATGTTTACAGATGAATGATAACGAAGTGTAAGTGTTCAACAAGTAGGTATTTCCCAAGTGGATCTTCACTCACCTGCACAGTGCTGAGAATAGACTCTGCGTTGATCTCGTTGTCACATGCGCGAGTTAGGTAGTAGAAAACCTCCTGTGGGTGAGGGTCTCTCCCCACGTGCTTCATCTTCCTTGGAGGCACCTCAGAGATACGCACAAACCACTGCACCAAAGCTTTCTTCTGTTTCTGACTCTCTGGGAAACACAAAAGAACCGCGCTGGCTAAATACAAATTCTACAAGAAGAATGAGTGCATTTTGACAGTTGGATAATTATAACGTGAACTGACGGAAACGTTGAGCTCGTGGGACTCACCGTCTCCGAAAAGCTTCGTGACTTTGGCCACATACGGGttgtcctcatcctctccctcgatGAGGATATACTGGCCGGTGTTTATGACCGTGGAACCAGACAGTCCCTCGACACGAATGTCCAAAGAGCTTCAAAGAAAAAAGTAGAGATCCATTAGAAGTCAGTAATGTGACCATCCATTTTGTTGGTGGAATATTGAATTTAGAAAACATACTCATAACTGAATGTCTTGAGTTTCCTGTCGAAGCTTATAGGGGTTCCTCTCCATTTGTAGACTCGCCTCACTCTCAGTCTTGTACAGTAGCGGGCCATACTTTCAGAGCTGTAACGAAAGGTTTGACGTTAGCTGAGCCAGTTAAGTAAATATGACACTGACGTGTTAGCCAACTACGGCTAGCCAGATTGCTAGATACGTGTTCATCCACCACATCAAGATAGTTTGCTTGGCAACTATCTGCGGTAGCTCGACTCTCAAAACCAAACCATACATTTACAATAAGTGTAGCTATATTTCGTGTAAATATGTGCCACTTTCTGATTGAAAAAACCTGTCTACTCACAATAAGGCACGACTATGAAGTCTTCACAGTCCAGCCAGTCGATCGGTATGAATCAAACGAGCTAGTTTATTCAATTTGAGCAGATTAAAAGAAAAATCTAAAAGGCGACGACAATATGTATTTAATAATCTATCTATCGCGAAATTATTTCCCTGTTCCAAGAATACCTCCTGTGTTTCTTGAATGGTCTGGCAAGTAGTTTCGCGCGAAACTTGCGTTTTTTTCACGTCAGTGAAgtaccagccaatcacagcagcaGACATTTGCACCGGAAGCGATTTACCCTGACTCGGATGATTTTTGCTGGTTTCGAAGTCAACACACTTTTATTTTGTATCTTGATTTCATAAAATGGCTAATAGAACTGTTAAAGATGCAAACAGTATTCATGGAACAAATCCACAGTATCTGGTAGAGAAAATTATAAGAACTCGAATCTATGAATCTAAATATTGGAAGGAAGAATGCTTTGGACTTACGGGTAAGAAACTGCTTGCGTACATCTAccagctagctctagctaactaGCCCAGGAGTAGGCAACTTGTGTTGCGAATGAATGGTTCTATcacggttagctagctagctagctagaatgGCTACGGCACTATTTTCACGTGTGCACAACCTTTAATGTTAAATATCTTAATGATGGCATATTTTTTACTTTTGCCAATCTCTGTCCCGACTGTTCTTGCAACACAGCTGAGCTCGTTGTTGATAAAGCCATGGAGCTGAAGTTCGTCGGGGGAGTGTATGGAGGAAATATCAAACCAACGCCGTTCCTGTGTCTTACGCTCAAAATGCTGCAGATTCAACCAGAAAAAGACATAATCGTAGAATTCATCAAGAACGAGGATTTCAAGTAAGTTAGCAACGGCTAATGAAATCCCCCTGCCTTTGAGAAACAGGGGGTGCATAACGAACACATTGTTCGTGTCATTAATTATGCCATCAGAGTACACATACAACGCTGTTCCAAACGTTGTCATTTTTTGTATAAGGTATGTCCGTTTGCTTGGAGCTATGTACATGAGGTTGACCGGAACATCAGTTGACTGCTACAAGTACCTGGAACCACTGTACAACGACTACAGGAAGATCAAAAGTCAAAACCGGAATGGAGGTAAAATCAATGTATTTCAAGATTATGTATTTATACGTTCTTAACCTCTCTCCAGTAACAATGTGCGATGCCAACTCTGCACAGGCTAAACAACagattatggaagcaaatcagtgacaccatgttttgaattttattaaaaggcattgaatacttaatattgacatTTACACACCactgaatttgttggttttcaaTTCACCTcttgaaatatgaatttatttcaatgtaaaaaataaaataatataacattattattattattaatagtaATAATCTGACCCCAAAATTCAAGGTTCAGAAATTCAGGTGGCTGTAATTCGAATGGTGAAATTCAATCAGAAAAAATTACAGCCCCAAAAAATCAGAGTGCAACATCCAGGAtaaatgtcactgatttgcttccagaAAATATCCCTTAAGTGTGACCCAAACAGTGCATTAATCATTTTGTTGAAATGATTGtaactgttgttttgtttcagaaTTTGAGCTGATGCATGTTGATGAGTTTATCGATGAGCTTCTCCATGCTGAGAGAATGTGTGACATCATCCTACCGAGGCTACAGGCAAGTCAGACCCACAtcttatcctttgtttcacagACACAGGCTACAgtgctgatctgtgtgtgtgtgtgtgtttgctgtaatCACGTCGCCCAATCTTGACCCAACTCCGGCCCTCTGACCTCCGAACGCGACTACTAACCAGCTAGCGAAAATaaaatccatgtgtgtgtttttctaacAGAAGAGGCAGGTTCTGGAGGAGGCAGAGCTGTTAGACACCCGCATCAGTGCCctggaggaagacttggacgAGGTGGAGACCAGCgaagaggaagacgaggaggaggagaaggtaatTTGCCGTAGCAAAGTCGGCACATTGGCTCTTTGATGTGTGAGGTGGTTTTTGGAAACTGAACCGCTCCGGTACTGAGCATGTGTTTGTCTGGTTCACCGTCCTCCCTCCACAGCCTGAGAGAGTTCAGACCCCGGAGCCGCACAGGCGCAGTTACCGTGACAACGACAGACCGCgccgctctccttctcctcgctACAGGCGCAGTCGTTCGCCCCGAAGGTAAACACCTCGCCTTTCTCACATCCGTCCGAGTCAACTGTCGAGATTGTTAATCTTGTCTGTGACGCTGATCGTCGTGTTTTTTTGCTTTTGATCAGGAGGAGCAGATCTCCTAAGAGACGAAGGTATGTTTTATTTCCTGTCTGGATTTCCTCGTATTCCGTCCTTGTTGAAACTCCGGTCGACGACGAATGTTGCGCCAAAAGCTAGGCTAACTCGCAGAACAAAAGCATTGCGAAGCTAAGTTTTGTTATTGACTTGTCTTTACGTGTCTGGCTAACGGGCTTTCTAAATGTGTATCGTTGCGTTTGTGACAGCCCGTCCCCCAGACGAGAGCGTCACCGCAGTAAAAGCCCCCGTCGCCATCGCAGCAGGTCCAGGGAGAGACGGCACCGCTCCAAGTCCCCAGGTAACTTAGCAACCGATGCCATAGCGACCTGTGACCGGCCACGTGGAATTCTAAGGAAATGTTATCCCCTGTTTGCCTTGTCCCTTTTGTGTGCCAAATGCACCTTAAGATGACTTGGAACTCTCTGTTTTGCACCAGGCCATCACAGAAGTCATAGGCATCGCAGCCATTCCAAATCCCCAGAGAGGTAAGAGTTGGAAGGACTGAATGTCGAAAATCGCTGCCTCAATAGTTTTATAGCTTTCATTCATATGTATTGGTGAATGACAGAATATCACAgcaatgtttttcttttgtcCAAGGAGTTCCAAAAAGAGCCACAAGAAAAGCCGGAGAGGAAATGAGTGATTTGTTTAGTTTTGTAGCCCTGGATTTTttgaagtctttttttttttttttttttttctttacaatCCTATTTGTGTCATGAATGTCTTATAtcttgttttattttaaaatgtgttgGTTATTTTAGAACCATCCATCCAAACAATATTGCAGAAAAAAAACTGTCATTCAGCTCCATACTGTCTACCACAGTGCTGCAATTAAAGCATTTAGAAGACTAGTGGAGGTTAAGAGGTTGCCATGGACACCTAGATTCTGGACCTACACTTCTACATATGAGCATTGCCATGTTTTGTTTGGTGGGGTTAAACATGTAACTGGTATGAATGTTGGCACAAAGGTTTGTCAATATCACATTTATATAAATAAAGAACTCCGCCCCGTTGTAAATAATTAGAACGTCATTATTGGTCTCAGTTGCGTTTTTAATCATCAGAAATACACAAATTATTTtattccataaaaaaaaaagttaatgaAGATCACTGGTCAAACAAAACAGCTGTCTGAATAGCAGTCTTGAAAGTTATTGTAGGTGAGCACAGTTCTCTGAGACCTCTTCTCATACCTCACAGCGTGGCTGAATTTTCCTCCAAAAAGTCTCGTATTTCTGCACACCTGTAGTTAAGACCTCGTTCTACAATTCGACTCAAAATCATGACACTTTTGCTCTGAAATTTGCTTTGCTTTTGTATTTCTACAACCTTCATGTGATGATTTATAGATCTGTCTCGCCAGTCTTGGCCACGGCCATAATAATTCAGGTGCTTGGCGTAAGAGAAGTGCAGCATTTGTAACTCATCAGGCCCTAGGTCACTTCTGCCCAGTAACTCCTCGTATATTACATCAGCTCCATCACGTCCTGACTTAGCATAGATAGATGCAAGGTCCAATTTGGCCTTCGTGCAGGATTCTGGGTAAAGAGCGATCACTTCCTGGAACAGACTGATGCCTCTGTCGATGAAACTCTTAGTACAATGGATGCCTTCCTTTGAAAAGACTTTCCTCTTGTAAAATTCTGCAAGCTTGGCTTTCAAGTTGCGATCATCTGGATATCTGTCAAGGGCCTCCTGTACCAGGTCCATAGCTTCGTCCTGTGTTAAGCAAATTCTGTAGACTTCAAGTAAGGGTGCAAGACCACTGTTAGCACCGCAAGGCCTACTCAAAATCCTCCTAGCTAGCGCTTGTATCTCATCCTGACCGACTCTCTGTTTCTTAGCCAGTCTTAGTAAGTAAACGCTAGCAAGGTATGAATTCTCCGGATCAACTTCCTTAGCCATTCTAAGTTTCTCCAAAATCTCCAACTCCATCTTTGGAGTGCATCTGGCGTTGAGGGCTAAAACGAGGCTTGTCTGCCATTCCTTTCTATCAGGTTCCATTGCAATTGCCTTCTGGAAGCATTCTATTACATTTGCCATTTTGGCCTTGCCAAACTTCATGAGAGTCCAGGCTTTCTCTGCGTACACCTCGGGGTGCAGTGGATCCTCCTGGGACGGAGAGGGGTGATCCCTCAGCAcagcctccaccttctccaggtaGTCCTGACTCGCCTTCATGTTGTTCAGATGGAAGTTCATCCAGGCTAGGTTTCCATAGTTGACCAACAGCCATGGGCCCTCCTCTGAGACCGTGTTGTTGATTTGTAGAAAGGTCTCCCCTGCCTTTCTGAGATACTGGACGGCAGAATCGGTACAGCCCTGTCTGTAGCGTATGAAACCCAGGAGGTTGTAGATGTGACCCAGCCAGGTGTACCCCTCGTCAGTATTGATGTCTTCCAGGTGATCTCTGAGCCAACGCAGTTTTGAGATGCTGCCGGTTATGCCCCACGTGAAGTGGCATTCCAGCTTTTTCAGTTTCAATCT encodes:
- the LOC136936629 gene encoding interferon-induced protein with tetratricopeptide repeats 2-like, translated to MLPRTGGRGVGGSSGLIGHTWTRGLRLQVGYLFQGWVWRFDLSYTPEEDLATEPPLDLATEPPLDLATEPPLDLATEPPLDLATEPPLDLATDPPLDVSTDTPGLPPPEAPCPFVHPLVVRVSTPKTALRLKLKKLECHFTWGITGSISKLRWLRDHLEDINTDEGYTWLGHIYNLLGFIRYRQGCTDSAVQYLRKAGETFLQINNTVSEEGPWLLVNYGNLAWMNFHLNNMKASQDYLEKVEAVLRDHPSPSQEDPLHPEVYAEKAWTLMKFGKAKMANVIECFQKAIAMEPDRKEWQTSLVLALNARCTPKMELEILEKLRMAKEVDPENSYLASVYLLRLAKKQRVGQDEIQALARRILSRPCGANSGLAPLLEVYRICLTQDEAMDLVQEALDRYPDDRNLKAKLAEFYKRKVFSKEGIHCTKSFIDRGISLFQEVIALYPESCTKAKLDLASIYAKSGRDGADVIYEELLGRSDLGPDELQMLHFSYAKHLNYYGRGQDWRDRSINHHMKVVEIQKQSKFQSKSVMILSRIVERGLNYRCAEIRDFLEENSATL
- the prpf38a gene encoding pre-mRNA-splicing factor 38A gives rise to the protein MANRTVKDANSIHGTNPQYLVEKIIRTRIYESKYWKEECFGLTAELVVDKAMELKFVGGVYGGNIKPTPFLCLTLKMLQIQPEKDIIVEFIKNEDFKYVRLLGAMYMRLTGTSVDCYKYLEPLYNDYRKIKSQNRNGEFELMHVDEFIDELLHAERMCDIILPRLQKRQVLEEAELLDTRISALEEDLDEVETSEEEDEEEEKPERVQTPEPHRRSYRDNDRPRRSPSPRYRRSRSPRRRSRSPKRRSPSPRRERHRSKSPRRHRSRSRERRHRSKSPGHHRSHRHRSHSKSPERSSKKSHKKSRRGNE